Proteins co-encoded in one Prunus persica cultivar Lovell chromosome G6, Prunus_persica_NCBIv2, whole genome shotgun sequence genomic window:
- the LOC18775151 gene encoding uncharacterized protein LOC18775151, with protein sequence MYTYTFSKSIPLIMDGETNISPPPNSQMLVSQKNHGPLSSMDFNFLVRPTLDFHRRECQTSRCKDKEEDGGQLQSSEEKQEDNFDMFVSSLKVQIPSAGEFCRLLQQDDNVDGVLDDEGLKTPTSLDHKITMNLQCPPAPRKPKSLPLKKRKGAGHPRIVLHLSSEIESLFPPVDDLLADVHVGGKIKKKLRV encoded by the coding sequence ATGTACACGTACACCTTCTCCAAGTCAATTCCATTAATCATGGATGGCGAGACAAATATTAGCCCTCCTCCAAATTCTCAAATGTTGGTTTCTCAGAAAAATCATGGCCCTCTGAGCTCCATGGACTTCAATTTCTTGGTGAGACCCACGTTGGATTTCCATCGCCGCGAGTGCCAAACGTCACGTTGcaaagacaaagaagaagatggaggCCAATTACAAAGCTCAGAAGAGAAGCAAGAAGACAACTTCGACATGTTCGTTTCGTCTTTGAAGGTCCAAATTCCATCGGCAGGAGAATTCTGCAGGCTCCTCCAGCAAGACGATAATGTTGATGGCGTTCTGGATGATGAAGGGTTGAAGACTCCTACATCTTTGGATCACAAAATCACAATGAACCTCCAGTGTCCACCTGCGCCAAGAAAACCCAAGTCACTTCCGCTAAAGAAGCGAAAAGGAGCAGGCCACCCCAGAATTGTACTGCATCTATCGAGCGAGATCGAATCGCTGTTTCCTCCGGTGGATGATCTTCTTGCAGATGTTCATGTCGGTGGTAAGATTAAGAAGAAACTTAGAGTGTAG
- the LOC18774107 gene encoding uncharacterized protein At3g17950: MAQQEEGWPLGLQPMHVRVGLAQNNEFSGSVSFNTLLTGSPTSSTDSSSDLDTESTGSFFHDRSITLGSLIGINNILELSRRSLRGRKTDQVCKDRKSNNSTKFRLCFFSLCSRDSTDGENVNKNNHPPSLGHFLAVERRAANENYRENPPIYGPDDEVALADHQPATQPNSLFVDGQVAPPQSSPWLGSDHVDQRKPVLFSCMCGGQLSQ, translated from the exons ATGGCTCAACAG GAGGAAGGCTGGCCTCTGGGTTTGCAGCCAATGCATGTGAGAGTTGGGTTGGCTCAAAACAATGAGTTTTCCGGTTCAGTGTCATTCAACACTTTACTCACTGGTTCTCCAACTTCCTCTACAGATTCCTCTTCAGATCTAGACACAGAG TCCACAGGGTCTTTTTTCCATGACAGGAGCATTACACTGGGGAGCCTTATTGGAATCAATAACATTCTAGAGCTATCAAGAAGATCACTGAGGGGAAGAAAAACTGATCAGGTCTGTAAAGACAGGAAGAGCAACAACTCCACCAAGTTcagattgtgttttttctCTCTATGTTCCAGGGACAGTACAGATGGTGAGAATGTGAACAAAAACAACCATCCTCCATCTCTTGGTCACTTCCTTGCAGTGGAGAGAAGAGCAGCCAATGAAAATTATAGAGAAAACCCACCAATTTATGGACCAGATGATGAGGTTGCTTTAGCTGATCATCAGCCTGCTACACAACCCAACTCACTGTTTGTTGATGGTCAAGTTGCTCCTCCTCAATCTAGTCCATGGCTTGGTTCAGACCATGTTGACCAGAGAAAACCAGTTCTGTTTTCATGTATGTGTGGTGGGCAACTCTCCCAGTGA